In a genomic window of Lycium ferocissimum isolate CSIRO_LF1 chromosome 9, AGI_CSIRO_Lferr_CH_V1, whole genome shotgun sequence:
- the LOC132069288 gene encoding uncharacterized protein LOC132069288, with amino-acid sequence MPHLDTSIEKPVIVVMQLIRAYKFQGKYSVRNSWHASKLWINPDLPQVTEFSYRLENVCGEKSERISQISSQRNYSAAEELASGTAQVKTIGNLVEYLQEGSFWIVATIVYIEIKNGWSYLSCIKRAKKVYKVGSKFNCPKCKSNENSALTRFESNLISINEIIKT; translated from the exons ATGCCACACTTGGATACTTCTATCGAAAAGCCTGTCATTGTGGTTATGCAGCTAATACGAGCTTATAAGTTTCAAG GTAAATATTCTGTACGTAATTCTTGGCATGCTTCGAAACTCTGGATTAATCCAGATTTGCCTCAAGTTACAGAATTTAGTTACAG ATTGGAAAATGTGTGTGGGGAGAAATCCGAGAGGATTTCTCAAATATCCTCTCAACGTAATTATTCTGCTGCGGAAGAGCTGGCTTCTGGAACGGCTCAAGTTAAAACAATCGGAAACTTGGTTGAGTATCTTCAG GAAGGGAGCTTCTGGATTGTTGCCACTATAGTGTATATAGAAATTAAGAACGGTTGGTCGTATCTGAGCTGCATAAAACGCGCCAAGAAGGTTTACAAAGTGGGCAGTAAATTTAACTGCCCGAAGTGTAAAAGCAACGAAAATTCTGCACTAACCAGGTTCGAAAGCAATCTAATTTCGATAAATGAGATCATTAAAACAtag
- the LOC132029870 gene encoding uncharacterized protein LOC132029870, with the protein MWQEIQSSSDLLQRGNLQIQKPMETARNQYARSHPQTQSNLTIERNRNGGLRWLHPGSTSFYPVHANVNADVGALRGNVLHLSDVKANSTEMAHVQEMQFKLFGASTQIQQRPSNAVQVSAPVPAKWGLQHGEGPKPVWFPTGQNISFGHDNPKTVLEQPSGSVQKGRTISDIKTKESHCSNKTGNPGVGPSNFKQRPFSPCINHPPIQSILFNGSFLSYNKSSSVHMGGYAAGQSSQQPIPYFNAQESLQPQVQEEKRKCRAPARLGGTNLSQSRGLLRTIRVPESRGIFGASSSKVVPLQDDNAYKSLNAEGCSTRVAVLPVSRIPEKAEKDPPCLFNQNPADIAHADDETYMRTVTDQRVRDKSELKEKTGHAHLDGRKRQRRKERPGRMPLGCRAS; encoded by the exons ATGTGGCAAGAGATTCAGAGCTCTTCAGATCTGCTTCAACGGGGAAATCTTCAAATTCAAAAGCCAATG GAAACGGCCAGGAATCAGTATGCGAGGAGTCATCCCCAGACCCAAAGTAATTTGACGATTGAAAGAAATAGAAATGGAGGACTTAGATGGTTACATCCTGGATCAACTAGCTTCTATCCAGTTCATGCAAATGTAAATGCTGATGTTGGAGCACTCAGAGGAAACGTTCTCCACTTATCTGATGTTAAAGCGAACAGTACTGAGATGGCGCATGTTCAGGAGATGCAGTTCAAACTATTCGGCGCTTCAACACAAATTCAGCAGAGGCCATCAAACGCAGTGCAAGTTTCTGCTCCTGTCCCCGCCAAATGGGGGTTGCAGCATGGCGAAGGACCAAAACCTGTATGGTTTCCTACTGGACAGAACATATCATTTGGACATGATAATCCCAAAACGGTTCTCGAACAACCTTCTGGCTCAGTTCAGAAGGGTCGGACCATTAGTGATATAAAGACTAAGGAATCGCATTGTTCAAACAAGACCGGAAACCCAGGTGTGGGGCCTTCAAACTTCAAACAGAGACCTTTCTCTCCCTGCATCAACCACCCTCCGATTCAAAGTATCCTCTTCAATGGATCGTTTTTGTCATATAATAAATCCTCTAGTGTTCATATGGGTGGTTATGCTGCAGGTCAGAGCTCCCAACAGCCTATTCCTTACTTTAATG CTCAAGAATCTCTTCAACCTCAAGTACAAGAGGAAAAAAGGAAGTGTCGTGCACCTGCACGACTCGGCGGAACAAACTTGTCGCAGTCAAGAGGCCTCCTGCGCACCATTAGAGTTCCTGAGTCAAGAGGAATTTTCGGTGCATCAAGTTCTAAAGTTGTTCCGCTACAGGATGATAATGCTTACAAATCATTGAACGCAGAGGGCTGTAGTACTCGTGTAGCTGTACTGCCTGTTAGCAGAATTCCTGAAAAGGCAGAAAAGGATCCTCCTTGCCTTTTCAATCAAAATCCTGCTGACATTGCCCATGCCGATGATGAAACGTACATGAGAACTGTTACGGATCAACGAGTTCGTGACAAGAGTGAGTTGAAAGAGAAAACTGGACATGCACATTTGGATGGGCGGAAGCGgcaaaggagaaaagaaagaccAGGGAGAATGCCGCTAGGATGCCGTGCATCCTAA
- the LOC132029871 gene encoding uncharacterized protein LOC132029871 isoform X3, which translates to MKKKDIQICSPFGSSSKSKEKLPPVDVPKFKCWRCCIREVGATTAAAYILSKMKYVSETRNDNNVVGNMTDKVGDGTGSEGVRIEKIGNPATEVIASKQCSAREIEPKSPVANPSNSSTKIAVTEPIPSNDGNDKVVPHDGDIDPEKEKKLSKWTENCFKHFRSNRSTWW; encoded by the exons atgaaaaagaaggatATTCAAATTTGTTCACCTTTTGGATCAAGCAGTAAGTCCAAGGAGAAACTTCCTCCTGTAGACGTTCCCAAATTTAAGTGCTGGCGGTGTTGCATCCGTGAGGTTGGAGCAACCACTGCTGCGGCATATATATTGTCAAAGATGAAATATGTGTCTGAAACccggaatgacaataatgtagTTGGAAATATGACTGACAAAGTTG GTGATGGAACTGGATCTGAAGGTGTTAGAATAGAGAAGATTGGCAATCCAGCTACCGAGGTGATAGCATCTAAGCAATGTTCAGCTCGAGAAATAGAACCTAAGAGCCCAG TTGCTAATCCGTCGAACAGCAGTACAAAGATTGCAGTTACTGAGCCAATTCCCTCAAATGATGGAAATGACAAAGTAGTTCCTCATGACGGTGACATTGATccagagaaagaaaaaaaactctCAAAATGGACAGAGAACTGCTTCAAACACTTCAGATCAAACAGAAGTACTTGGTGGTAA